In Pseudomonas flavescens, the sequence TGGTACCGGTCGGGCAGATCATCCTGCTGCGCTGGACCAGCAAGGCCAACCTGATGCGCGCCATGGCCTTCCTCACCATGCCGGCCTTGCTGGGGCCGATGGTCGGGCCGCCGCTGGGCGGCCTGCTGGTGACGACGCTGTCGTGGCACTGGATTTTTCTGATCAACCTGCCCATCGGCCTGCTGGGAATCGTCCTGATCCTGCGGCACATTCCGGACTACCCCGGGCACCGACGCCAGCCCCTCGATCTCGCCGGCTTTCTGCTCAGCAGCCTGGCGCTGGCCAGCCTGGTACTGGCTTTCGAATCCCTCGGCCACGGCCGCTCACTGGCGTGGTTCTGGTCGTGTGCGCTGCTGGGCAATGGCCTGCTGTTCGGCCTGCCCTACATTCGCCATGCCCGGCGTTCGGCGGCACCGCTACTGGATTTCTCGCTGCTGCGCATTCCTACCTTCGCGATCGTCCTGTGGGGCGGCACGCTGTTCCGCCTGGGCAGCGCTTCACTGCCGTTTCTGCTGGTGCTGCTGTTTCAGGTCGGCTTCGGCCTCAGCGCCCTGCAGGCAGGCCTGCTGACCTTCGCCGCTGGCGCTGGTGCGTTGCTGATCAAATTCATCTCGGTACGCATGGTGAGGCGCTTCGGCTTTCGGCGCATTCTGCTGTGGAACGCCGTCATCGGTGGCCTTTCTGTGGCCATCTGTGCGTTGCTGCGGGCCGACACGCCCGCGCTGCTGGTGATCGTCATGCTGTTCATGGGCGGCCTGTCCCGCTCCCTGCAGATGAGCACCATGGGTGCGCTGACCTACGCTGATGTCAGCAGTTGTCACGCTAGTAAAGCCAGCACCCTGTCCGCAATGTCCGTGCAACTGGGCATGAGCATGGCGGTGTGCATCGCGGCCCTGCTGCTCGGGCTTATCCAGCGTGCT encodes:
- a CDS encoding MFS transporter, giving the protein MIIGCALFMELLDSTAVLTALAKIAEDFGESSVHMNLIVSLYLLAVAMFIPISGWLAERYGPRRLFIAAIGLFIASSLACALSTSLLQLSLARFCQGTAGAMMVPVGQIILLRWTSKANLMRAMAFLTMPALLGPMVGPPLGGLLVTTLSWHWIFLINLPIGLLGIVLILRHIPDYPGHRRQPLDLAGFLLSSLALASLVLAFESLGHGRSLAWFWSCALLGNGLLFGLPYIRHARRSAAPLLDFSLLRIPTFAIVLWGGTLFRLGSASLPFLLVLLFQVGFGLSALQAGLLTFAAGAGALLIKFISVRMVRRFGFRRILLWNAVIGGLSVAICALLRADTPALLVIVMLFMGGLSRSLQMSTMGALTYADVSSCHASKASTLSAMSVQLGMSMAVCIAALLLGLIQRARNHAVPDVDDIGLTVVLVSLFCLASTAVFRKLHRESGLEVSRG